A window of Marinobacter salarius contains these coding sequences:
- the thiC gene encoding phosphomethylpyrimidine synthase ThiC produces MTTIPSYLSDSAKVDSAAIKPLPQSRKIYVQGSRPDIRVPMREITVGDTPTDMGGEKNAPVAVYDTSGPYSDPEATIDLRKGLKPIRSAWIEERGDVEQLSDYTSEFTRRRMKDPLLDPLRFMDERKPLKAKLGKNVSQMHYARQGIITPEMEFIAIRENMKLQEAREQGLLKDQHPGQSFGASLPQEITPEFVRDEVARGRAIIPNNINHPETEPMIIGRNFLVKINGNIGNSAVSSSIEEEVEKLTWGTRWGSDTIMDLSTGKNIHETREWIIRNSPVPIGTVPIYQALEKVGGAAEDLTWEIFRDTLIEQAEQGVDYFTIHAGVRLHHVPMTAKRTTGIVSRGGSIMAKWCLAHHQESFLYEHFEDICEIMKAYDVAFSLGDGLRPGSIADANDEAQFGELETLGELTKIAWKHDVQVMIEGPGHVPMQLIKENMDKQLECCDEAPFYTLGPLTTDIAPGYDHITSGIGAAMIGWYGCAMLCYVTPKEHLGLPNKDDVKTGIITYKIAAHAADLAKGHPGAQIRDNALSKARFEFRWEDQFNLGLDPDTARAFHDETLPKDSAKVAHFCSMCGPKFCSMQISQEVREYAKENGLDEVSAVDAGMKEKSREFVEAGSKLYDKV; encoded by the coding sequence ATGACAACAATACCTTCCTATCTTAGCGATTCAGCAAAAGTCGATTCTGCAGCCATCAAGCCGCTGCCCCAGTCCCGAAAAATCTACGTACAGGGTAGCCGACCTGATATTCGGGTGCCCATGAGGGAAATTACTGTGGGCGACACGCCGACCGACATGGGTGGCGAGAAAAATGCGCCCGTCGCCGTTTATGACACCTCCGGTCCGTACAGCGACCCTGAAGCCACTATTGACCTGCGAAAGGGGCTCAAGCCCATCCGTTCGGCCTGGATTGAGGAGCGCGGAGATGTAGAGCAGCTATCCGATTACACCTCTGAATTCACGCGTCGCCGGATGAAAGACCCCCTGCTGGACCCACTCCGTTTTATGGACGAGCGCAAGCCGCTGAAGGCCAAGCTCGGCAAGAACGTCAGCCAGATGCACTATGCCCGCCAGGGGATCATCACGCCGGAAATGGAATTCATCGCCATTCGCGAGAATATGAAGCTGCAGGAAGCCCGGGAACAGGGGCTCCTGAAAGATCAGCATCCGGGCCAGTCATTCGGAGCGTCTCTGCCGCAGGAAATTACCCCTGAGTTTGTACGGGACGAAGTTGCTCGGGGCCGAGCGATCATTCCCAATAACATCAACCACCCGGAAACAGAACCGATGATCATCGGCCGCAACTTCCTGGTGAAGATCAACGGCAACATCGGCAACTCAGCGGTCAGCTCTTCCATCGAGGAAGAAGTCGAAAAGCTTACCTGGGGCACCCGTTGGGGCTCTGACACCATCATGGATCTGTCTACCGGCAAGAATATCCATGAAACCCGTGAATGGATTATCCGCAACTCGCCGGTTCCCATCGGCACCGTGCCCATCTACCAGGCATTGGAAAAAGTCGGCGGCGCTGCCGAAGACCTGACCTGGGAGATTTTCCGTGACACGCTGATTGAACAAGCAGAGCAGGGCGTCGACTACTTCACCATCCACGCTGGCGTGCGCCTGCATCATGTGCCTATGACGGCCAAGCGTACCACCGGCATTGTGTCCCGTGGCGGCTCCATCATGGCCAAGTGGTGTTTGGCCCATCATCAGGAAAGCTTCCTATACGAGCACTTCGAAGACATCTGCGAAATTATGAAAGCCTACGACGTGGCCTTCAGTCTCGGCGACGGCCTGCGTCCCGGCTCCATTGCCGATGCCAACGACGAAGCCCAGTTCGGCGAGCTCGAAACCCTGGGTGAGCTCACCAAGATTGCCTGGAAGCACGATGTTCAGGTAATGATCGAAGGGCCGGGCCATGTGCCCATGCAGCTGATCAAGGAAAACATGGACAAGCAGCTGGAATGCTGTGATGAGGCACCGTTCTACACCCTCGGGCCACTGACCACGGACATTGCCCCTGGCTACGACCACATTACGTCCGGTATCGGCGCGGCAATGATCGGCTGGTACGGCTGCGCCATGCTTTGCTACGTTACCCCGAAGGAGCATCTGGGCCTGCCCAACAAGGACGATGTAAAGACCGGCATCATTACCTACAAAATCGCAGCTCATGCCGCTGATCTGGCAAAAGGCCACCCCGGTGCCCAGATCCGCGACAACGCGCTGTCCAAAGCCCGCTTCGAGTTCCGCTGGGAAGATCAGTTCAACCTCGGCCTCGACCCGGACACCGCTCGTGCCTTCCACGACGAAACCCTGCCCAAGGACTCCGCGAAGGTGGCTCACTTCTGCTCCATGTGTGGCCCGAAGTTCTGTTCCATGCAGATTTCCCAGGAAGTTCGGGAGTATGCCAAGGAGAATGGCCTAGACGAGGTGTCTGCGGTGGATGCCGGCATGAAGGAGAAATCCCGGGAGTTTGTGGAGGCTGGGTCCAAGCTTTATGACAAGGTTTGA
- a CDS encoding TolC family outer membrane protein produces MKKRLLSGLIGLLAAQPALSMDLVETYEKALSYDSGIASAQAQFQAQQAAVDVSKSSLLPQITATGSVNHTDFEPHNAFSGSGNDELARQFFSGDSYKAYRYGVELSQPIFQASDWFTYEASQFQTKAAEAQYNLSQQQLILDAATAYFNVLRAQDTVTTARATEAAIQRQYDQAQERFEVGLIAITEVYEARASYDDARSQRIAAENQLNIAKEQLARLTGDYPTALENLRQNFPLRRPEPANPASWESRALKNNWSLQTTLFQLNASQSDLKAAKSGHLPTLELTASYRETRLDNALSTTQEGTEGVIGLSLNIPLYTGGGTKASVRQQRSLVTAAEHDLNTARRDVRVNTRSLFLTIDNNIEAANALEQTIISRRSALDATRAGYEVGTRNIVEVLDAERNYYVALRDFANARYDYVINTLNLKQAAGTLSPQDLVDLNNWLSASAPGIEAMANEQETIDNPSQ; encoded by the coding sequence ATGAAGAAACGACTGCTTTCCGGGCTGATTGGACTGCTCGCAGCCCAGCCTGCACTATCCATGGATCTGGTTGAGACGTACGAGAAAGCACTCTCCTATGATTCCGGCATTGCATCGGCTCAGGCTCAGTTCCAGGCGCAGCAAGCTGCCGTTGACGTCAGTAAAAGCTCCCTGCTGCCGCAAATCACGGCAACAGGGTCAGTAAACCACACAGATTTTGAGCCCCATAACGCATTCAGCGGCTCAGGGAACGATGAGTTGGCGCGACAGTTTTTTTCGGGTGACAGCTACAAGGCTTATCGTTACGGCGTTGAGTTGAGCCAACCTATATTCCAGGCCAGCGACTGGTTTACATACGAAGCCAGCCAATTCCAAACAAAGGCTGCTGAAGCCCAATACAACCTGTCCCAACAACAACTGATTCTCGATGCAGCAACCGCCTATTTCAATGTTTTGCGGGCTCAGGATACAGTTACCACCGCGAGAGCAACTGAAGCTGCCATTCAGCGCCAATATGATCAGGCCCAGGAACGCTTTGAAGTGGGCCTTATCGCCATAACCGAAGTATACGAAGCGCGGGCCAGCTATGACGATGCCAGAAGCCAACGCATCGCTGCTGAAAATCAACTGAACATTGCAAAAGAACAACTGGCGCGACTAACCGGCGATTACCCTACCGCTCTGGAAAACCTTCGGCAGAACTTCCCTCTTAGGCGCCCTGAACCGGCAAACCCAGCATCCTGGGAGTCAAGAGCCCTCAAAAACAACTGGTCTCTTCAAACGACCCTTTTCCAGCTTAACGCAAGTCAGTCCGACCTGAAAGCGGCCAAGTCAGGCCATTTGCCAACGCTTGAGCTTACCGCCTCCTATCGTGAAACTCGTCTCGACAACGCCTTATCAACAACGCAAGAAGGCACTGAGGGCGTCATTGGCCTGTCCCTCAATATTCCTCTATATACAGGAGGAGGAACGAAGGCTAGCGTGCGTCAACAGCGCTCGCTGGTGACGGCTGCCGAACATGACCTGAATACAGCGCGCCGCGATGTACGTGTAAACACGCGCAGCCTGTTCCTGACCATTGACAACAACATTGAGGCCGCCAATGCACTTGAACAGACCATCATTTCCCGCCGCAGTGCATTGGATGCCACCCGTGCCGGTTACGAAGTGGGTACACGGAACATCGTGGAAGTGCTGGATGCGGAACGGAACTATTACGTGGCACTGCGTGACTTCGCCAATGCCCGTTACGACTACGTGATTAACACCCTGAACCTGAAACAGGCAGCTGGCACCCTAAGCCCTCAGGATCTGGTTGACCTGAACAATTGGCTGAGCGCATCAGCGCCGGGGATTGAAGCCATGGCTAACGAACAGGAAACCATCGACAACCCCTCTCAGTAA
- the waaA gene encoding lipid IV(A) 3-deoxy-D-manno-octulosonic acid transferase, translating to MLHFFYSLFFRIALPFVLLRLWWIGRTNPEAFVRWQERLGYVEAFDEPVIWVHAVSVGETIAAAPLVKALLRRNPDIPILMTAMTPTGSARARALFGDRVHYAFSPYDTPGAVRRFVGRVRPRALVIMETELWPNMIALSRQREVPIFLINARLSSRSARGYERVASLVRPLLRSISWIAAQAEEDAGRFLRIGATPESVSVTGSIKFDVEVSDEVRAESSGLRAALGADRPVWIAASTHDGEDRQILEAHQQILEHFPNALLMIVPRHPERFDDVARLIDAMGLSLVRRSQSGSDGGGKVGSEVYLGDTMGELLMLYGASDVAFVGGSLIERGGHNPLEPAAWGIPVVSGPHIFNFETIYDRLDSGQGLFITDSAESLAQCVVHLFSDKSSAQKAGHNALAVVNANRGALEKVVDGIVKRV from the coding sequence ATGCTTCATTTTTTCTACTCCCTTTTTTTCCGCATCGCGCTGCCGTTTGTGTTGCTGCGGTTGTGGTGGATCGGGCGTACCAATCCTGAAGCGTTCGTGCGCTGGCAGGAGCGCCTGGGGTACGTGGAGGCCTTCGATGAGCCGGTCATATGGGTTCATGCCGTATCGGTGGGTGAAACCATTGCCGCAGCCCCCCTGGTGAAAGCCTTGCTGAGGCGTAATCCTGATATCCCCATATTGATGACCGCGATGACACCGACCGGCTCGGCCCGAGCCAGGGCTTTGTTCGGTGACCGGGTCCACTATGCTTTCTCACCTTATGACACACCCGGTGCGGTGCGCCGTTTTGTTGGCCGCGTAAGGCCCCGGGCGCTTGTGATTATGGAAACTGAGCTTTGGCCCAATATGATTGCTCTTAGCCGCCAACGCGAGGTGCCCATTTTTCTCATTAATGCGCGCCTTTCCAGCCGTTCCGCGCGGGGATATGAGCGGGTGGCGTCACTGGTTCGCCCGCTGCTCCGCAGTATTAGCTGGATAGCCGCGCAAGCAGAGGAAGACGCTGGCCGGTTCCTGCGTATTGGGGCCACGCCGGAGTCGGTGTCGGTGACCGGCAGTATCAAGTTTGATGTTGAGGTCTCGGACGAAGTGCGCGCCGAATCTTCGGGGCTGAGGGCGGCGCTGGGCGCTGACCGTCCGGTTTGGATCGCAGCCAGTACCCACGACGGTGAGGATCGCCAGATATTGGAAGCTCACCAACAAATCCTCGAGCATTTCCCGAACGCATTGCTGATGATTGTGCCGCGGCATCCAGAGCGTTTTGATGATGTGGCCAGGCTCATTGACGCCATGGGGCTCTCTCTTGTCCGTCGGTCCCAGTCAGGAAGTGACGGGGGCGGAAAGGTGGGGAGCGAGGTGTATCTTGGTGACACTATGGGTGAATTGTTAATGCTGTACGGCGCCTCCGATGTGGCCTTTGTGGGCGGTTCGCTGATTGAGCGCGGCGGCCACAACCCGCTGGAGCCAGCCGCTTGGGGAATACCTGTTGTTTCCGGGCCGCACATATTCAATTTCGAAACCATTTACGACCGCCTTGATTCAGGGCAGGGGCTGTTTATTACGGATTCGGCGGAGTCTCTTGCCCAGTGCGTCGTTCATCTCTTTTCGGATAAATCTTCTGCTCAAAAGGCGGGGCACAACGCGCTGGCGGTTGTGAATGCCAACCGTGGTGCGCTCGAAAAAGTGGTCGATGGGATTGTTAAGCGGGTCTAA
- the lpxL gene encoding LpxL/LpxP family Kdo(2)-lipid IV(A) lauroyl/palmitoleoyl acyltransferase, which produces MKTAKQRTRDTRYTSYLHPRWWPTWIGVAAMWLGAQLPLKLQWWLGKRVGDIAYRFAGRRKQITDVNIRLCFPELSETEKQALVKASFRANGIGVMEIGLAWFRSPTSFMPITEVHGLEHVDAALARGKGILLLGGHYSTLDLGGALVTEYIEADVMQRDHNNPLMNAVMTRARERRYGVALDSRNLRGLLKQLKNNRIVWYATDQDYGRKGIVFAPFFGVPAGSITATSRIADRSGCAVVPFSHFRREHAPGYDIYFHPPLENFPSGDDMADATLVNKTIENEIRKHPDQYLWMHRRFKTRPSREDPNLYSKDAN; this is translated from the coding sequence GTGAAGACCGCTAAACAGAGAACTCGCGACACCCGCTATACCAGCTACCTTCATCCGCGCTGGTGGCCAACCTGGATCGGGGTCGCCGCCATGTGGCTGGGTGCCCAATTGCCACTGAAGTTACAATGGTGGCTGGGCAAACGGGTTGGTGACATAGCCTATCGCTTTGCCGGCCGTCGCAAGCAAATCACCGATGTGAATATTCGCCTGTGCTTTCCAGAGTTATCCGAAACGGAAAAGCAGGCACTGGTGAAGGCGTCTTTCCGCGCCAACGGCATCGGTGTCATGGAGATTGGGCTGGCCTGGTTCCGCAGTCCCACCAGCTTCATGCCCATTACAGAAGTCCACGGCCTTGAACATGTCGACGCTGCCCTTGCCAGAGGCAAGGGCATCCTGTTGCTGGGCGGTCACTACAGCACTCTTGACCTGGGGGGCGCCCTGGTCACCGAATACATCGAGGCCGACGTGATGCAGCGCGACCATAACAACCCATTGATGAACGCGGTGATGACCCGCGCCAGGGAGCGTCGTTATGGGGTGGCACTGGACAGCCGGAACCTGCGCGGCCTGCTCAAACAGCTCAAAAACAACCGTATCGTCTGGTACGCCACAGATCAGGACTACGGCCGCAAAGGCATCGTTTTTGCCCCATTTTTCGGAGTACCTGCGGGGTCCATCACCGCCACCTCGCGCATAGCCGACCGTAGCGGCTGTGCCGTGGTGCCCTTCAGCCATTTCCGACGGGAACACGCTCCAGGGTACGATATCTACTTCCATCCTCCACTGGAGAACTTTCCTTCCGGAGATGACATGGCGGACGCCACATTGGTGAACAAGACCATCGAAAACGAAATCCGAAAACACCCGGACCAGTACCTCTGGATGCATCGCCGCTTCAAGACCCGTCCTTCCAGGGAAGATCCGAACCTGTACAGCAAGGACGCAAACTGA
- a CDS encoding mitochondrial fission ELM1 family protein translates to MRSHTGSPAPVVWLLTDNKPGHHNQLKGLGNRLRVLAGASVSEIDATEAPPPLWRALLGVAPAMDKALGRPNLIIAAGSGTHRLLLSLRRLRKVKTVVLMKPGFPLNWVDAAIIPEHDKVPPARHVLATEGVINAITPLARITDKPEGLVLVGGPSPHFDWDDDVILGQLSQLMGRYPEWRWTISGSRRTPENLLMRLNDLAGPKVTVVDPRRTHASWLPHQLAASRAVWVTPDSASMACEAATSGVPTGLFELAPKNNSRVARGMASLVEKGYVAHWSDHASVMAGKLRGSQELWEADRAARWLIEHFLRGGKR, encoded by the coding sequence ATGCGCTCCCACACCGGCTCCCCCGCCCCGGTTGTCTGGCTACTGACCGATAATAAGCCTGGCCATCACAACCAGCTGAAAGGGTTGGGCAACCGCCTTCGGGTGCTGGCTGGCGCCAGCGTGAGTGAAATCGATGCGACCGAAGCGCCCCCGCCCTTGTGGCGGGCGCTGCTTGGCGTTGCGCCGGCCATGGATAAAGCCCTGGGAAGACCAAACCTGATTATCGCAGCCGGCAGCGGTACCCACCGCCTGTTGCTATCCCTGCGGCGGCTCCGAAAGGTAAAAACCGTGGTTTTAATGAAACCGGGCTTCCCTCTCAACTGGGTCGATGCGGCCATCATTCCAGAACACGATAAGGTCCCCCCAGCCAGACATGTCCTTGCCACCGAAGGTGTCATAAATGCAATCACGCCCCTGGCCAGAATTACCGACAAACCCGAAGGCCTTGTTCTCGTAGGCGGCCCCTCCCCCCATTTCGACTGGGATGACGACGTTATTCTCGGACAGTTATCCCAGCTAATGGGTCGCTACCCGGAATGGCGCTGGACGATCAGCGGCTCTCGCCGTACGCCCGAAAACCTGTTGATGCGACTGAACGACCTGGCAGGCCCGAAGGTCACGGTCGTGGATCCCAGGCGAACGCACGCCAGCTGGCTTCCCCATCAACTCGCCGCCTCCCGCGCGGTGTGGGTCACACCAGACAGCGCCTCCATGGCCTGCGAAGCTGCCACCTCCGGCGTGCCTACGGGTCTGTTTGAGCTCGCGCCCAAGAATAACAGCCGGGTCGCCCGGGGCATGGCCAGCCTGGTAGAGAAAGGGTACGTCGCGCACTGGAGTGACCATGCCTCGGTTATGGCTGGAAAATTGCGCGGATCGCAGGAGCTTTGGGAGGCTGATAGGGCCGCAAGGTGGCTGATTGAACACTTTTTAAGGGGAGGCAAACGTTGA
- a CDS encoding glycosyltransferase family 4 protein, which yields MRILQALPALYSGGVERGTVEFAADLVKRGHESYVVSKGGPMAEQLRGQGSEHIFMPIHRKNPASFGQILPMRKLLLELKPDIIHVRSRMPAWIIFLALKTIPANQRPAVVSTFHGMYSVTPYSAIMTRADHIIAVSGCVRDYVLNKYPVPEEKLTVIQRGVDVSAFRQRELSPQWLDRWFRQYPQLAQKKIIMMPGRISRWKGQLDFLAMMAQLVQKRPDCHGIIVGGAEPGKEQFLEELEKERARLNLTDKVSFLGQRNDMTTLYLLADVVCHMSTKPEPFGRTVTEALASGTPVAAFDRGGAAETLRACFSDGLVPPDNIEAFAQTALALLDNPRPEIEIPWRFQLEAQTETTLKVYENLLARRPAHQ from the coding sequence TTGAGGATTCTGCAGGCGTTACCCGCGCTATACAGTGGCGGGGTGGAACGAGGCACCGTGGAGTTCGCCGCCGACCTGGTGAAACGTGGGCACGAGTCCTATGTGGTTTCGAAAGGCGGGCCCATGGCGGAGCAGCTTCGCGGGCAAGGCTCTGAACACATATTCATGCCAATACACCGGAAGAACCCGGCGTCGTTCGGGCAAATCCTGCCCATGCGCAAGCTGCTTCTGGAGCTGAAACCGGACATCATACATGTCCGCTCCCGCATGCCCGCCTGGATCATCTTCCTGGCCCTGAAGACCATTCCAGCCAACCAGCGCCCGGCCGTCGTCTCAACCTTTCACGGCATGTATTCCGTGACCCCCTACAGCGCCATCATGACCCGGGCTGATCACATCATCGCCGTGTCCGGTTGTGTTCGGGATTATGTGCTGAACAAATACCCGGTGCCGGAAGAAAAACTGACCGTCATCCAACGGGGCGTGGACGTGAGTGCTTTTCGACAACGGGAGCTCAGCCCACAATGGCTGGACCGCTGGTTCCGACAGTACCCACAATTGGCCCAGAAAAAGATCATCATGATGCCCGGGCGCATTTCCCGCTGGAAAGGCCAACTGGACTTTCTGGCCATGATGGCGCAGCTGGTGCAAAAACGACCGGACTGCCACGGCATCATTGTCGGCGGCGCTGAACCTGGCAAGGAGCAGTTTCTGGAGGAGCTGGAAAAGGAACGTGCCCGCCTGAACCTGACCGACAAGGTTAGTTTCCTCGGCCAGCGCAACGATATGACCACCCTCTACCTTCTGGCGGACGTGGTCTGCCACATGTCCACGAAACCAGAACCTTTCGGCCGCACCGTTACCGAAGCCCTGGCCTCCGGCACACCGGTGGCCGCCTTTGACCGAGGTGGCGCAGCCGAAACACTGCGCGCCTGTTTCTCCGACGGACTGGTACCGCCAGACAATATAGAAGCGTTTGCCCAGACCGCGCTCGCCCTCCTCGACAATCCCCGACCTGAGATAGAGATACCGTGGCGATTCCAACTGGAAGCACAGACCGAAACCACGCTGAAGGTCTATGAGAACCTTCTTGCGCGGAGGCCTGCGCACCAATGA
- a CDS encoding glycosyltransferase translates to MNAQGPLTIALIIATPGTGWGGMETHTADLANALSTRGHTVHVLAHSHYSERFASPVCFHPLPVQLGRRNPWLHYRLRRLLRSIHPDIVHAQGNKAANLISSARHLNSATVGTLHGTKRSHKGFERLDGVIGVSRDITDTIAHANARLIHNGLPPVDTSGEEKTEAPTFEIPADRPLLLAAGRLEPVKQFDRLIRAWARADCGGSLVILGDGSQRAQLGTLIQELDVSDHVLLPGHELHMKPWLQAATACIISSSREGFPYIMVEALMAGCPVLSTPVSGVGEFLPEQSIAASDRVEDIATLVRTNLRSPMVMRDSQNGSFLWAREQLSLEAMVSKTEAFYRDLLASMSTAR, encoded by the coding sequence ATGAATGCGCAAGGCCCGCTGACAATCGCGCTGATTATCGCCACGCCCGGCACGGGCTGGGGCGGTATGGAAACGCACACAGCCGACCTCGCGAACGCCCTCTCGACAAGAGGCCACACCGTTCACGTTCTGGCACACAGCCACTACAGCGAACGCTTCGCCTCGCCGGTTTGTTTCCATCCACTGCCCGTTCAGCTCGGCCGACGCAACCCATGGCTGCACTACCGCCTGCGGCGACTGCTTCGCTCCATCCACCCGGACATCGTTCATGCCCAGGGTAACAAGGCCGCAAACCTGATCAGTTCAGCCCGTCATCTGAACAGTGCAACAGTGGGCACGCTTCATGGCACCAAGCGCTCCCATAAGGGGTTTGAGCGGCTGGATGGCGTGATTGGTGTCAGCCGTGATATTACCGACACCATTGCCCACGCCAATGCTCGGCTGATCCACAATGGCTTACCGCCTGTGGACACCTCCGGCGAAGAAAAGACGGAGGCCCCGACCTTCGAAATTCCTGCAGATCGCCCTCTCCTGTTAGCCGCAGGCCGTCTGGAACCAGTCAAACAGTTCGACCGGCTGATTCGCGCCTGGGCCAGGGCCGACTGCGGTGGCAGTCTGGTTATCCTGGGTGATGGTAGCCAGCGTGCTCAACTAGGTACCCTGATTCAGGAGCTGGACGTCTCAGACCACGTACTGCTTCCAGGCCATGAGCTCCATATGAAGCCCTGGCTCCAAGCCGCCACCGCCTGCATCATCAGCTCCAGCCGCGAAGGTTTTCCTTATATCATGGTGGAAGCGCTGATGGCGGGTTGCCCGGTACTGTCAACGCCAGTCAGCGGAGTGGGGGAATTTCTGCCAGAACAGAGTATTGCCGCGTCTGACCGCGTTGAGGATATCGCCACACTGGTTCGCACCAATCTCCGCAGCCCGATGGTTATGAGAGATTCCCAAAACGGCAGTTTCCTGTGGGCCCGGGAGCAACTCAGCCTTGAGGCGATGGTATCGAAGACTGAGGCTTTTTATCGGGACCTGTTGGCCAGTATGTCGACAGCGCGCTGA
- a CDS encoding SGNH/GDSL hydrolase family protein: MNGCIAYGDCNTEGLKDYHEPVWPQIVAKQLGLSLTNCGHTMSTTRELLQYAEAFPPRNYQLAFIQYGLVDSWLTFRGAPYVLYYPDSPRRKLARKLVKKLKKWARRLHLQDRWGAVEQVPLDEYLGNIERVLRSAPDTLFALVSTPPNLDEPRNPRIERYNEGLRELAIREPNAFFADAYHPLWQRKAESLMADGTHLTETGHRLLADTVISALSTYWPTGPDKKPQSSIPSPQG, from the coding sequence ATGAACGGTTGTATTGCCTACGGTGATTGTAATACCGAGGGCCTGAAAGACTATCATGAACCGGTCTGGCCGCAGATCGTTGCGAAGCAATTGGGTCTTTCGCTCACCAATTGTGGTCATACCATGAGCACAACCCGTGAGCTGCTTCAGTATGCTGAGGCCTTCCCGCCCAGGAACTATCAATTGGCGTTTATTCAGTACGGGCTCGTTGATTCCTGGCTCACCTTTCGTGGTGCGCCCTATGTGCTTTATTACCCGGACAGCCCCCGCAGGAAGCTTGCCCGAAAGCTCGTCAAAAAGCTGAAGAAATGGGCCCGGCGTCTCCACCTGCAGGATCGTTGGGGCGCGGTGGAGCAGGTGCCGCTGGATGAGTATCTGGGCAATATTGAGCGTGTGTTGCGCTCGGCCCCCGACACCCTGTTCGCGTTGGTGTCCACGCCGCCGAACCTCGACGAGCCCCGGAACCCGCGCATTGAGCGCTACAATGAGGGCCTGCGAGAGTTAGCCATACGAGAGCCAAATGCATTTTTTGCCGATGCCTACCACCCATTATGGCAGCGGAAAGCCGAGTCCTTGATGGCAGACGGAACCCACCTTACCGAAACAGGGCATCGACTCCTGGCGGATACGGTGATCAGCGCGCTGTCGACATACTGGCCAACAGGTCCCGATAAAAAGCCTCAGTCTTCGATACCATCGCCTCAAGGCTGA
- a CDS encoding YrbL family protein — protein MIDLSGIEPFASGYNRHCYRHPDDSALCLKVLRPENIEARFQRQAWPKKMLGRARIDDNRQELRAHQQQAIRALIKDGHNELVWAHLPQFHGAVETSLGLANMSELLIDHDGVPGETLEHYLKHRGFDQPIQDAADRFCNWLLETGILTRNLLPHNLVIADRGGQPELFLVDGLGAPAIPDKLATLPAWRQRYIGRRIRRFYLRIGWETGDRSTSWEASQKL, from the coding sequence ATGATTGACCTGTCAGGCATTGAGCCATTCGCCTCTGGCTACAACCGACACTGCTACCGGCATCCGGATGATTCGGCATTGTGTCTCAAAGTACTGCGGCCTGAAAACATCGAAGCACGGTTCCAGCGACAAGCCTGGCCAAAGAAAATGCTCGGCAGAGCGAGGATTGATGACAACCGCCAGGAACTCCGGGCGCATCAACAGCAGGCCATCCGGGCACTGATCAAAGACGGCCACAACGAATTGGTTTGGGCACACCTGCCGCAATTTCATGGCGCGGTGGAAACCTCACTCGGCCTGGCAAACATGAGTGAGCTCCTCATCGACCACGACGGCGTACCGGGCGAAACGCTCGAACACTACCTGAAACACCGAGGGTTTGACCAACCGATTCAGGACGCCGCAGACCGCTTCTGCAACTGGTTGCTCGAAACCGGCATTCTCACCCGGAACCTGCTGCCCCACAACCTGGTTATCGCCGACAGGGGCGGGCAACCGGAGCTATTCCTGGTTGACGGGCTCGGCGCCCCCGCCATCCCGGACAAACTGGCCACTCTTCCCGCTTGGCGACAGCGATACATTGGCCGTCGTATCCGGCGCTTTTACCTGAGGATTGGCTGGGAAACCGGCGACCGAAGCACGAGCTGGGAAGCCTCGCAGAAGCTGTAA